The genomic stretch CTTTACCCAACGTGGAAAAGAGGTGATCGTGTTATTGGCTGGCGGCTCAAAACGCACCCAGAAAACCGACATCAAGCGAGCCAAAGTCTTGGCTGCGCTGCTGGTTTAGCTATAAGGAGATAACGATGAAACCAATCAAAGTGGATGACTTACCTGAATTCAACGCTGCACCATATCTTGGCAGTGAAGCGGCAATTGCGGCTTATCTGACAGATATTATTGAGGCGAATAATCCCGCGCTTCTGGCTTCCGCGCTCGGCGATATCGCTCGTGCACGCGGTATGGGCGAGATTGCCAAGGCATCTGGCATCTCCCGAGAGGCATTATATAAAGCTTTACGTCCTGGTGCCCAACCGCGTTTCGATACTATAAGTCGTGTTTGCACAGCCTTGGGGGTACGCCTGGTGGCGCAGGCCACTCATCCTTCAGTGTAATGTAGTGCCTGACAGATAGGCCAGAAACCACCACTGAAGCTGAAGGAAATCTGGGCCATCCGTATCCATCTGCAACTCGGCAAACGTATCCGTGACTTGGCCATGTTTAACTTGGCCATCGACAGCAAGCTGAGAGGTTAGACCTGGTGAACATACGGGTCCTGGACATAATTCACGGCATCCAGATGTTGACACGAGCTATGGTCATTCAACGAAAGACGCAGAGGCCTGTGCAGCTTGAACTGACGGAAGATACCAGAAATGCCGTCGCAGCATGGATAGCTAAAGCCAATCTAAAGTCGGAACATTACTTGTTCCCCAGTCGGTTGCAAAACTCTCCGCATGTTTCAACCCGGCAATACGCTAGGATCGTGCATCGATGGGTCGCCGCAATTGGTCTTGATTCCACTTTCTATCGCACACATACGAAGCGCCGAACCAAGGCAAACCTGATTTACCGGCAAACCAAAAACTTGCGGGCAGTGCAACTGTTGCAGGGCCATTCGAAGTTGGAAAGCACTGTGCAATTGGATGAAGAAATGGTTCGGGAATACATTCGTAATCAGGAGCAGGAAGACGAACGTTACGACCAAATGAAATTAGGGCTATAGCTGCCTTTAGGCGGCTCATGGGTTACCAGCGCCTTTGAGGCGCCAAAACTATAAACTGCATAGAACCTCTTGCCTACGAAAGGCTAATGGGCATCCGCTTATCAGTATGAAGATCAAACAACGCCAGCTTGCTATTCTATTTATGGGCTGAATTACGAGGTTCCCTCGTGTATAATCGAGAAATTTTCTCCAGGGTAGTATTTCATGGAAGCAGAACAACTTAATACGTTAACCAATTTATTGGAAGACTTAGGTAAAAGAACCGAAGAATTACGGGGGTATCTTTGACTTCGACCAGAAGAAAGATCGCCTGGTAGAAGTCGTTCAGTTGATGGAAGATCCAGCCATCTGGAATGACGCAAAAAAAGCACAGGATTTAGGCCGCGAACGCAGATCATTAGAATCCGTTGTTTTTACGCTGGAAAAACTCGTTCAGTCACTGAATGATACCAGCGAATTATTTGAAATGGCGCGGGAAGAAGGCGACGACGACACCCTTGTCAGCATAGAAGCCGATACCAAAAAACTCGAAGAAATCGTTGAGGGCATGGAATTTCGCCGTATGTTTTCCAACCCCATGGATCCCAATAATTGTTTTATCGATATCCAGTCAGGTTCAGGCGGTACAGAAGCGCAGGATTGGGCCTCCATGCTCGAACGCATGTACCTGCGCTACGCCGAGCGACATGATTTCAAAGTTGAAATTCTGGAAGAATCCGAAGGCGAAGTAGCAGGCATCAAAAGCGCGACACTGAAAATATCGGGAGAATATGCTTACGGCTACTTGCGCACTGAAACAGGCGTGCACCGTTTAGTACGAAAATCCCCGTTTGACTCCGGCAATCGTCGCCACACTTCCTTTTCCAGTGTGTTTGTCTACCCGGAAGTCGATGAATCCATTGAAATCGATATCAATCCCGCCGATTTGCGTGTTGATACCTATCGCGCATCAGGTGCGGGAGGTCAGCATATCAACAAAACCGATTCTGCAGTCCGTATCACACACATTCCCACGAACATTGTGGTGCAGTGTCAGAACGACCGTTCTCAACACAAAAACCGCGCTGAGGCCATGAGCATGCTGAAAGCCCGTATGTATGAGGCTGAACTCCGTAAGCGCATGGAAGAAAAGCAGTCCCTGGAAGATACCAAATCCGACATTGGCTGGGGTCATCAGATTCGGTCATATGTGCTTGATCAGTCACGCATCAAGGATTTGCGCACCAACTTTGAAGTAGGTAATACCCAGGCTGTGCTGGATGGGGATCTGGATGATTTCATCAGCGCCAGTTTGAAACAAGGTGTTTAATCAATTAACACGCAAAGATAGATAAAAGGCTACAAGAATGAGCGAACAAGAAAACCAACCGGTTCAAGATACAAATCAGATATTTGAAGAACGCAGAAGCAAACTGAAAGCTCTCCGCGAACAAGGGATCGCTTTTCCCAATGATTTCAACCGCGAACATTTAGCCGCTGACCTGCACCAGCAGAACGAGAGTAAATCCAAAGAAGAGCTGGAAGGTAGCCCAGTCAGTGTCAGCGTTGCTGGCCGCATGATGTTAAAACGGGTAATGGGTAAAGCCAGTTTTGCGACCATTCAGGATATGAGCGGGCGCATCCAGCTATACATTACAAACGACCATGTTGGTGAAGCCGCTCACGAGGCATTCAAACACTTTGACTTGGGCGACATCATTGCCGCCAAGGGCGTATTGTTCAAAACAAAAACCGGAGAGTTGTCAGTCCGCGCCACTGAAATCCGTTTATTAACAAAAACGCTGCGCCCGCTACCTGAAAAATTCCATGGGCTGACAGACCAGGAGCAAAAGTACCGGCAGCGTTATCTGGATCTGATCACCAACGAAGATACACGTAAGGTATTTTCTACCCGTTCCAAAATCATTCAGGGCATTCGCGAATTCCTTGTACGCCACGGCTATCTGGAAGTTGAAACCCCCATGATGCATCCGATTCCGGGTGGTGCAGCTGCGCGTCCCTTTATCACCCATCACAACACGCTCGATATGCAATTGTATCTGCGCATTGCACCGGAACTGTACCTGAAGCGCCTGGTAGTGGGCGGAATGGAAAAAGTATTCGAAATCAACCGTAACTTCCGCAATGAAGGTATGTCCACCCGGCATAACCCTGAATTCACCATGCTGGAATTTTACGAAGCCTATCGCGACTACCGTTACATGATGGACTTCACCGAAGCAATGTTCCGCGAAGTGGCAGAAAACGTCTTGGGAACAACCAAAGTGACTTACCAAGGTCGCGAACTGGATTTGGGCCTCCCCTTCGCTCGTTTAACCATTGCGCAAGCTATTCAGAAATACAATCCTGAATTCACCGAAGCGCAGTTAAACGACCGTGTATTCCTGATCAACAAATTCAATGAGCTCAAGGTCAGTTATAAGGAACATGATGGCATTGGTGGTTTGCAGCTTACCCTGTTTGAAGAAAACACAGAACACCTGCTGTTTGATCCCACTTTTATTATTGATTATCCGGCAGAAGTGTCACCATTAGCGCGTAGTAACGATAGCAACCCCGAGATTACAGAGCGTTTCGAGTTGTTTATGGTCGGGCGCGAAATTGCCAATGGTTTCTCAGAGTTAAACGACCCTGAGGACCAGTCTGATCGTTTCATGAGCCAAGTACAGCAAAAAGATGCAGGTGATGCAGAAGCCATGCACTACGACGCAGATTATATACGTGCACTGGAATACGGTTTACCGCCCACTGCAGGCGAAGGCATTGGTATTGACCGTCTGGTCATGCTCCTGACTGACAGCCCGAGTATTCGGGATGTTATTTTGTTTCCGCAAATGCGGCCTGAACAGCTGTCTTAAAAAACATCAAAAAATTGGGGATAACCAGTTGAGATAGCACTGGAAATATTGCCTTATTTATAAGCATGATTCATTAAAATGGCCCCAGAAATCCAGGGGCCTTTTTTATCAAGGCTTATTTGAAACTTTTACTTGTTTCATCCCAGACTTTTTCATTAGGGAAGATCTCGGAAGCATTAATAATATAACGTACAATATAGTCAAAGTTATTAGTTTAAAACCTATAGCTTCAATGAGATTGATACACTTTCTTGCAAATAATTTACTGACGAAACTCATGAACTATAATTAATTGGTTCTGAAACCTGTTTGCCAGTAACTTCACACAATTAACAGACCTGAAGTTAATCTTCTTAGGTCAATCGCTTACCTGCATAATTAAATCATTAATCAACTGGAGTACCGCAATGGCCACACAAACTACGAAAACCCATCCGATTATGATTATTGCTGCAATAGCAGTAATTCTATTCAGTGCTGTCGGAATTGGCGCTATTATGGGATGGATACCTGGCTCTGCTTCAAAAACCCAGGAACAGAGTACGCAACCATTAGTGACTGCTGAACAAACAGCCAAAATTGAAACGGCTGACACCAAGACTGTCACACCAGTACCTGAGGAACAAAAACCGGAGCCCGCTACCCCACCAAAAGCGGAAACTAAGGCGGAAGTGACTAAACCGGCTTCACAAACACATAGAGAAAAACAAACCAAAAAAGTAACACATCAAAATGTGGCCAAGCAAACCAGTGTCAGTACTAACTCAGTACCAGCACCCACCAATATTTGCTCAAATTGTGGTGTCATTGAATCTGTTAATGTCATTGAGCAAGCAGGTGAAGGAACCGGACTGGGTGCTGTAGCTGGCGGAGTTGCCGGAGCGCTTCTTGGAACGCAGATCGGTCAGGGACGCGGAACAACCGCGGCTACGATCGCGGGTGCAGCGGGAGGTGCTTTTGCTGGACATCAGGTAGAAAAAGCCGTCAAGAAAACCAAGCACTTTGAAATCAGTGTTCGCATGGAAGACGGCTCTTACAGAACCTTTAACCAGCCAAACGATTCCGGTTTGATGTCTGGAGATAAAGTCAAAGTGGTGGATGGTGCAATCGTAAGAAACTAACCTTCAATATACCCCCTAAGGGTATATTGACAACATCCAGTCATTCAGAATATGATGGTTGCTCTAAGGAGTAATCATCATGCATTTCCCTATTTCCTCAAAACGCATTGAATTACCCATTGAAGGCATGACCTGCTCTGCATGCGCCAACCGTATCGAAAAAAGCTTGAATAAACTGCCAGGCGTCAAAGCTGCGGTCAATTTTGCCAGCGAAAAAGTTCAGATTGATTACGAAGTGGGTGAAGCCAACCCCGCCAACCTTGTTGAAACAATCAAAAAAACAGGTTATTCCGTTCCCAACCAACGCATTGAACTTGCTCTGGAAGGCATGACATGTTCTGCCTGTGCAGCCAGAATTGAAAAAGTGTTGAACAAAAAACCCGGGGTAGAAGCAACGGTAAATTTTGCAGCTGAAAAAGCGAGCATTATGCTGTCACCGGGTACATCAACCATTGCAGATTTGATCTCATCAGTGAAAAAATCCGGCTATGACGCGCATGAGTTGGCAGAAGTCAGCCGCGAAGATGAAAAAGCACGCAGACAGAACGTATACCAGAAAGAAGTCCGGTTATTCTGGATATCGGCTGCGTTCACCCTCCCTCTGGTTCTCCAGATGGGTGCCATGTTTTCAGGCAGCCATGAAGAATGGCTGCCTCGCTGGCTGCAAATGGTACTCGCCACGCCAGTGCAATTCTGGGTTGGCAAGCGTTTTTACATGGGGGCCTGGAACGCTTTACGAGGTGGCAGCGCCAACATGGACGTGCTGGTAGCCTTGGGTACCAGCATGGCTTACTTCTTCAGTGCTGTTGTCACTTTGTTTGGTCTGACTGAACTTCACGTCTATTTTGAAGCCTCCGCCGCCATCATAACTTTGATACTCATGGGAAAGCTTTTAGAAGCCCGTGCCAAAGGAAAAACATCTACCGCTATTGAACAACTGCTTAAACTTCAGCCAAAAACCGCTCGCGTAGAGCGAGATGGCGAGATTATTGAAGTAGAAGTGAGCAGCATCCATATAGGCGAAGTCTTTATAGTGCGCCCTGGCGAACGTATTCCTGTTGATGGTGACATCATCGAAGGCCATTCCAGCGTGGATGAAAGCATGCTTACGGGTGAAAGCTTGCCCGTCACTAAAGAAGTGGGTAAAAAGGTCTTTGCTGCCACTCAAAATAATCAAGGCATGTTGCGGTGTAAGGCCACAGGGGTGGGTTCTCATACCGCATTGGCAGAAATTGTACGCCTGGTAGAGGAAGCACAGGGTTCCAAGGCCCCTATTCAGCGTTTGGCTGATACCATTTCAGGAATTTTTGTTCCGGTTGTAGTGGCCATAAGTGTCATCACTTTTGGCTTATGGTGGGGTATCGGAGGCAGTTTTACCGTGGCGCTGGTTAATGCTGTCGCGGTCTTGGTCATCGCCTGCCCCTGCGCGCTGGGCCTAGCCACACCCACAGCGATCATGGTGGGTACTGGCAGAGGTGCGCAATCAGGTGTGCTGGTTAAAAATGCAGCCGCACTGGAACGCGCAGAAAAAATCCAGATACTGGTTGTGGACAAAACAGGTACCCTGACTGAAGGCAAACCCTCAGTTACCGATGTTGTGCCCGTTAATGGTCATAGTGAACAAATATTGCTCAATATGGCCGCAACGCTTGAACAGGGTTCCGAGCATCCACTTGCACAAGCGATATTGAATCACAACAAGGAACAATCTGGATCCACCTCTGCCATATTAAACTTTTCTGCCGTCGCAGGAAAAGGCATTCAAGCCGAAATTGAAGGTGAAATCGTATGGCTTGGCTCACCGCGCTTTCTGATTGAACAAGGTGTCGTCATTGACGATAAACAGATTGCTCAACTTACCACCCAGGGAAAAACAGTTATCGGCATTGCAAAGCCCAACGGGGTTATTGGATATATTGCCATCGCAGACAAAATTCGTACCACCTCAACTAACGCCATTTCCCGTCTGAAAAACATGGGGATTGAAGTGGTGATGATTACTGGCGACAATCAGGCCACGGCGAAAGCCATTGCTCAACAAGCTGGAATTGATACTTTTTTTGCAGAAGTTTTACCTCAACATAAAGCCGAATCAATCAATAAGTTGCGCGAACAAGGAAAAATCGTTGGTATGGTAGGTGATGGCATTAACGATGCCCCTGCCCTTGCTGCTTCAGATGTGAGCTTCGCTATTGGCAGCGGTTCAGACATAGCCATTGAAGCCGCAGATGTGACGCTGATGCGCAGCGATTTGAATAGTGTGGCTGATGCGATCAGTTTATCCAAGGCCACGTTAGGGAAAATTCGACAAAACCTGTTTTTTGCATTTATTTACAATATTCTGGGCATACCTCTGGCAGCGTTCGGCATGCTTAATCCGGTTATCGCAGGGGCGGCCATGGCAATGAGCTCAGTATCTGTCGTCAGCAATTCGCTACTGTTAAAGCGTTGGAAAACAGCAAACTAGAATGCAACACATTTTCAAAAACGTTATTTGTATTAGCATAATGCAATTTATAAAGGAGCATTAAAATGGATTCAAAAAAACTGAATGTTAAAGGGATGACTTGCATGGGCTGCGTTAAAAGCGTAAAAAATGTACTTGAACCAATACCCGGTGTTAGTAATGTAGAAGTAGTCCTGGAAACCGGCAAAGTCACTATCGGTTATGATGCTTCTAAAACAGATACTGGTGCTTTTAAAACAGCAATCGAAGATGCCGGCTATGAAGTCGTCGGCTAAAACAGTCAGCAAACCTGTTTGTCACTCAGAACCTAAAAATGTCGTTCAGCCCCATAAAAACGCACTCCTTAAACGGTTAAACCGTATAGAGGGACAAGTGCGTGGCATTTCCAAAATGGTTGAAGGTGACCGCTATTGCATAGATATATTGACCCAGATCAGTGCAATTAAATCCGCACTTAATGCGGTTGGTATGCAACTTTTGGAAGACCATACCAAAGGCTGCGTTCAAAATGCAATAAAATCTGGAAACGGAGATGATGAACTGGCAGAGTTATTAACCATTGTCAGGCAATTTGTACGTTAACCCAAATCTCAAATAAAGATTTCCTTTGCAGCAGCATCAAAGGTTACAATAATCGTATTCGCAGTAGAGGAACAAACTGGGAAACCAGCTAATTACCGTATTTAGAAAACCGGAGCAAATTAAGTGAACGACGAAATCTTATCCAAAGAGCAACGCATTTTGCGCGTGATGCGCAAGGTACTGGCAAGCATTGTTAAAGACGCAACACCACAACCAGGTATGCTGCACCCCTTATCTGAAAGAACGATTCAGGATATCCGTGAATGTTTTGGATTGATTTCTGCACGGGAAGCTGAATTGGCAGACAATGCCGGACTGAGCAGAAATGAAAAGCCTTTTTATACAGATGAACCGCAAAAGAGCAATGTGGTTAAGTTACACAAACCCGGTTCTACCAAAAAACCAGAAGGGGAATAATAATTCTGGCTGATCACTCAGGTTTTCAGCCATAATTTCCCATCTGTTAAATAGCTGTCAATTATCTATACACCCCTGAGGTTCAGGCAAACCGGCAATACGCGATCCTTGCCGGGATGGACCGCCAGGAAACAGATGATAAAGATAGTCGTGACTGCTCTTACCTTCACCTAGTTCACGCCGCATGTGCTTCATCAGCAATCTCACCATCGGGGTTATTCCATAGTTGAAATAGAATTTCCTGAGATAATTGATTACTTCCCAATGGTCAGGTGTAAGACGAATATGCTCTTTACTTGCCATGAATTCAGCCAGGCGCTCGTTCCAGTCAGCCAGGTTAACCAGATTACCCTTTTCTGTTACAGAGAAGACCTCCTTCTCAAACTCAAAAGTGCCTACAAAATGTGAAACTTCTTTTGCAGGCACTGCTTTTGATTTCTTTCGGGTTATAACATGCATTCCCTCAATCTCAGCATCAAGCATAGGGACAGGGAGACCCGCAATTTTGGTACCTTGTGTCAAAACACCATTCGGGAACAAGTTTTCCAGATATGCATCTGAAGATTTGATTTCCCCATCGGGCAATTTTTCGCTAATTTCCTTCTTGAGCAACTTTTTAATTGGCGAAATATTGTATTCTGTATAGTAAGCACGAAGTAAATTGAGAATCTCCCAATGGGCTGGTTTGAGCTCCAGTCCCTCTTTTTCAGCTAGCATAATAGCGATCTCTTTATTCCACTCAGACAGGCTCTCCAAGCGCCCGCTACTAGTCAACTTCACTTTTTTTAAGGCATCCGAATGCTTTGCGGAATCAAACTGGCTGCTCATGATCTTCTCCTGTACTGGAAGTACATATCCCAAGCAAGAATGGATAATTTAAAGGTTTCTTAATTCTAGAATGCAATGCCAATTATACAACTGTAAAGTTTTAGAATTTAAGAACTGAATTCCCATCAATCAGTAGTTTTTCCAAAAAGAGGCTACTGTTCTTCCCGTGTTTCTTGTATATATCGAGCAACTGCTGGCCCACTTTTGACCAATGATCTTTACCTTGGCAAACTGCTTCTGCCAATGGCTCAATATTTCCTGAAGCCACCCAACTCTGGTACCCCTTCATAGCCCGTGGAAAAAGCTCTTTGCGCATCCCATTAAAATTAGCAAAGTAAAAATGTAATGAGCTTGCAGCTTCTCTTTCAAGCAGCGCGGGAAGTGTGGAAAGACAATCTGCCATATGATCACGTACTGCACGCGCCATAATTTCTGCCTTGATTGACGTCAATGTTGACAACATTTCCGACCAACCCTCACCCAACAAATCTCCAGCCATACCTTCACCCAGTTCATGCAGAATCATGGCTTCACTTTCATTTTCTGTCATGACCTCAAGCGCTAAATTAGGATTTTTCTGAAAATCATAAAAGCTGAATGCACTGGCTTGCGTGTTATCCCGCTTCTTCCAATTCCATTCTTCGAATTTATCCCAGATATATCGTCGGACAGCTTCCCGGCGTAAATATATGGTGCGGTTTAATAATGCTGCCGGAGGGGAAATTAAATCTCGCGCGTATTCACAACCTGAAACAAGAATAGTAAATCCATTGCGCTTTTCTTCTTTAAGTAACTCACCCAGAAAAAAATGCGGCTTGTGAAACCGGCCATACCCTCCGCTATACACATAGCCTTCTGGAAGTAATTTTCGGTTGATTGATTCACTATCAAACGGATCTTTCAAGTCTGAACCAACGCGCAAAGGAGCATAGGGTGATTCTTCAACGGTATTCCAGAGGTTTTCCCGCTCAACCATCCAGTTACCTAATTCATCCTTGGGCGGACTTTTACTGTATGGAATATCATTTTCCCATCGATAATACTGTCGCATTTCAAGAAGATAGGTGCACATTGTCATGTTTCGAGCATAACGTGCATCCGTGATATAACAGTTTTGCTGGACAGCATCTACAAGATGGTGGAAATTTTGCATAAAACTTTCTCCGTCTTATATCAAGCATATAAACCCCGAAAACTAAGGGGAATATACAATCAAAATATAGCACAAATGAAGATTTACTATTTTATATGAAGCACTGAGTACGTTAAATATAACGCTGAAAACCATCGTAAAGCATCAGAAAATTCTTAACAAGCATTTATTTCAGAGGGGGCTCATTGTAAATGAGAAATCCAGTATTGACCTTACTTGTTCAACCAACAAGTTTTGCCCACAAATCATGTTCGTCAGAATCAATAATTTCTACTTGAACCAAATCCCCTACTGCCAGCTTTTTAGCATCATCAATAAAAACCAACCCATCAATTTCTGGCGCATCTGCTGCACTTCTGGCAACAACGCCTTCCGGCGTAATTTCATCAACAAGTACTATCATTTTCTTACCCACTTTACGTGCTAAGCGATTGGTACTTATGTCAGCCTGTAACGCCATTAAACGCGCTTTACGCGACTCTTTCACATCTTCTGGTACGTGGTCAGCAAGTTCATTGGCTTTTGCGCCATCTACTGCTGAATAAGTAAAGCAACCTACCCTGTCCAGTTGTGCTTCAGTCAAGAATGACAGCAACTGTTCAAAATCTTCTTCCGTCTCTCCCGGAAAGCCCACTACGAATGTGCTGCGAATGGTCAGATCAGGGCAAATTTTTCGCCATGACTGAATTCTTTCCAACGTGTTTTCACTATTCGCAGGCCGTTTCATGGCTTTCAGAATCTTAGGACTTGCATGCTGCAAAGGAATATCCAGATATGGCAATATCTTCCCTTCCGCCATGAGTGGAATCACTTCATCTACATGAGGATAAGGGTAAACATAATGTAAGCGAACCCAAACACCTAATTCCCCTAATGCCTTCACGAGTTCTGTCATACGTGTTTTCAAAGGCTTGCCTTGCCAGAATCCAGTGCGGTATTTCACATCCACGCCATAAGCGCTGGTGTCCTGAGAAATCACCAGCAATTCTTTCACGCCCGCTTTTACCAGATTTTCAGCTTCCTGCATCACGTCGCCAACAGGGCGACTTACCAGATCACCACGCAATGCCGGGATAATGCAGAAGGTACAGCGATGATTGCAGCCCTCGGAAATCTTCAGATAAGCGAAATGCTTGGGCGTCAGTCGCACACCTTGCGGTGGAATCAAACTGGTATAAGGATCATGTGGCTGAGGTAAATGTTCATGAACGGCTGACATGACTTCATGTGTTGCATGAGGGCCTGTTACAGCCAGCACTTGAGGGTGCGCTTTCTTTACCACATCCCCTTTTGCACCCAGACAACCCGTTACAATCACTTTTCCATTCTCGGCCAAAGCTTCACCAATAGCATCCAAAGACTCTTCTACCGCAGCGTCAATAAATCCACAGGTATTAACCACAACCAGGTTTGCATCCTGATAGCTCCCCACGATCTCATAACCTTCCGCTCGCAACTGGGTCAGAATGTGCTCGGAATCGACCGTTGCCTTTGGGCACCCAAGGGAAACAAAACCAACTTTAGGAATAGCTTTCATATCAATTCATTCTCAATAAAAATTCTGGGTTCGCGCAAAACGAAAAAATCATTTACATATTGCAGTTTGCCGAGCTGAACGATACATATTCACTCTACAAAACTTAATTTTTTTCCAGCAGGTATAATTACTTTCATCTACACAACCTTGGTGCAACTTTGTATATTATTGCTATTGCCTGGATTTACATCATCTTTATGATGGCTATTACCGCCAAAAGTTTTTTCGGAGGTCTCATGACCTTCATCTGGTACGGTATTTTGCCGTGTGCGCTATTTTTGTGGGTGTTTGGAACGCCTCAACGCAAAAGAACCAAACTACGCAAGATCGCCGAGCAGAAACTTAATCAGCCCGATACTACCAATACCAAGCCCGATTAAAGTCACTTGTTGTACAGTTGCATGCAGTTCAGTGCGCTTGTGCAATCCCGGAATCAGATCTGCTACAGCCACATACAACATGCTGGCTGAAGCAATACCCAGCACAAACGGCACCCAGTCCTGCATGGATTGCAAAGCAAAATAACCTAAAACGCCCCCAACAATCGTGGCGGCACTCGACAGTAAATTAAAAATTAACGCTTGCCTTTTGGTATACCCGGAATGCAGCAAAATAAGGAAATCCCCTACTTCCTGCGGGATTTCATGTGCGATGATGGCAAGCGATGTCACGACGCCCAACTGGAAATCAGCCATAAATGCCGCGGCAATAATAATTCCATCCACAAAGTTATGGAAAGTATCACCCACCATGATCATGATACCACTTCTGCCATGGTCACTGTGGTCAGCATGAGCACTATGGGAATGGCCTCCAGTATGCTCGCCATGATCAGAGTCAGGTGTATGGACTTCGCATTCATGACCGTGACAATGACGCCAGATAACCAGCTTCTCCAGTATAAAGAAAAGCAGAATACCAAACAGAATAGTTGCCGCCATGTGCTCAATATTTTTTGTTAATTCAAACGCATGGGGCAATATTTCAAGAAAAACAGCGCCAAGCAACGCACCAATGGCATAGCTGATCAACATCGGCACCCAAGAGGCGCGCGCCGATAAAGCGACAATTGCAGCAAAGGCTACACTAAGCACGCCACCGAGCAGGCTGGCTAAAATGATGGCAAGGAGAGTTGGCACGATGAATGACTGAGCGTAAAATTTTTGTATTATACGCTATGTGTCAAGTATCGTCAGATAGCCAGATCAATGAAGCCATGCGACCTGTCACACCATCCCGACGATAGGAAAAAAAGGTTTCGTTATCTGTGTAAGTACAGAAATTACCACCGTAAACTCGCGTTATACCCAGGGCTGCAAGTCTCTGCCTTGCTAACAAATAGATATCAGCAAGCCATTTACTTTCGCCATGAGGTACAAATGCATCCTGCGCAGCAGCGTCATGATCCATGAATGCCTGCCGCACTTCTTCTCCCACTTCAAAACGCTTAGGACCTATAGCCGGCCCAAGATAAGCCATCAACGAAACAGGGGGTACATGCATTGATTTTACCGTGCACTCTATGACACCGGAAACCAGTCCTCGCCATCCGGCATGGGCGGCACCCACAACCGTTCCAGCATCATCACAAAGTAAAACTGGCAGGCAATCAGCAGTCATGACAGCACACACGTTATTTTTCGAATGTGATACACAGGCATCTGCTTCTATTACACCATCTGCCAAAATATCAGCATTCGCTACATGTACCCCATGCACTTGTTTAAGCCAAACTGGCTCATTCGGTAAAAGTAG from Sulfurirhabdus autotrophica encodes the following:
- the pgeF gene encoding peptidoglycan editing factor PgeF, translating into MNKASNELIIPDWDAPSTVKAIITTRNGGVSDAPYAEMNLGDHVGDASDAVNQNRAILRLLLPNEPVWLKQVHGVHVANADILADGVIEADACVSHSKNNVCAVMTADCLPVLLCDDAGTVVGAAHAGWRGLVSGVIECTVKSMHVPPVSLMAYLGPAIGPKRFEVGEEVRQAFMDHDAAAQDAFVPHGESKWLADIYLLARQRLAALGITRVYGGNFCTYTDNETFFSYRRDGVTGRMASLIWLSDDT